From the Photobacterium sp. GJ3 genome, one window contains:
- a CDS encoding IS5 family transposase yields the protein MDKSTYRTENWKEYNQALINRGSLTFWIDEEAISSWLCSEHHGNRGRGYQYSDTAIMTALMVKRLFNLSLRAVQGFMNSVFSLMKVPLTCPNYSSISKRAKTVDIPIKMPARGEIRHLAIDATGLKVFGEGEWKMKKHGKEKRRVWRKLHLAVDADTHQVICAELSLLTVTDGEVMPTLLNQTYRQIKSISGDGAYDTRLCYQAIQRKKAQPLIPPRAGAAYWEHGHPRNVAVANQRIHGSNEHWKKTSGYHSRSISETAMSRYKRLLGSALSLRDYNAQVGEAYAAVRALNKLTGLGMPKTHKVR from the coding sequence ATGGACAAAAGCACTTACCGAACAGAAAACTGGAAAGAGTACAACCAAGCACTGATTAACCGCGGCTCGCTGACATTCTGGATCGACGAAGAAGCAATAAGCAGTTGGTTATGCTCTGAACATCACGGTAACCGTGGACGCGGCTATCAGTATTCAGACACAGCGATCATGACTGCGCTCATGGTGAAGCGACTATTCAATCTGTCACTTCGTGCTGTTCAAGGGTTCATGAACTCAGTGTTTTCTCTGATGAAAGTACCGCTAACATGCCCGAACTACAGCAGTATCAGCAAACGAGCGAAAACGGTCGATATCCCCATCAAAATGCCTGCTCGAGGTGAAATTCGTCATCTTGCCATTGACGCAACTGGCCTGAAGGTTTTCGGTGAAGGTGAATGGAAAATGAAAAAGCATGGCAAGGAGAAACGCCGTGTCTGGCGAAAACTCCATCTTGCAGTTGATGCGGATACCCATCAAGTCATCTGTGCAGAACTCTCGTTATTAACCGTCACTGATGGCGAAGTTATGCCAACGTTGCTCAACCAGACTTATCGTCAGATCAAATCGATATCAGGTGATGGTGCGTATGATACCAGGCTGTGCTACCAAGCGATTCAAAGGAAAAAGGCACAGCCCCTTATCCCGCCCAGAGCTGGAGCAGCCTACTGGGAGCACGGTCATCCCAGAAATGTTGCGGTTGCAAACCAGCGGATTCACGGTAGCAATGAACACTGGAAAAAGACCAGTGGTTACCATAGTCGCTCAATCTCTGAAACAGCGATGTCGAGATATAAACGATTACTTGGCTCGGCGCTAAGCCTGCGAGATTACAACGCTCAAGTCGGCGAAGCATATGCGGCCGTCCGAGCGTTGAACAAATTAACAGGGCTGGGTATGCCCAAAACACATAAAGTTAGATAA
- a CDS encoding RHS repeat-associated core domain-containing protein: protein MTTPQGSYSFTWNANGMLTRQQTPHGLVLTNQYDALNRLTSRQYNQGAFSKDWQYAYSLSGLLEGITQDGVNQTFAYDASQRLVQANTVTGAYQYQYDDLGNRLDFGGVYSPDGKLLEDNQFSYEYDLRGNLSKKTRKDGSTIETFTYNDAERLVGYQRERVTRADAGNGETSLQSSIEVTAAYTYDPLGRRISKTVNGEQTQFDWLGNTLLRENGPQGQKDYTYGATGYAPVTIDADGQVADVLSDHLSAPVGLIQAQNLIWQQARSPFGKTGGTAQPVTFNIGFPGQYRDAESGLNYNFYRDYDPNTGRYIQRDPIGLGGGYNLYSYAGADPLNYTDSTGLIIDTVADFGFIGYGLYRILTDNVLGDCGNLSSNLTALSLDVAGLAIPGVTGLGAASRVAKYGLTRAQTKIALSTAQEAYKGSTRVGHALSKHAGRNPEIWGKTGFVD, encoded by the coding sequence ATGACCACGCCGCAGGGGAGTTATTCGTTTACCTGGAATGCCAACGGGATGCTCACCCGCCAGCAAACACCGCACGGGCTGGTGCTAACCAATCAGTACGATGCATTAAACCGATTAACCTCACGGCAATACAATCAGGGCGCTTTCAGCAAAGACTGGCAGTATGCGTACAGTCTGTCGGGGCTGCTGGAAGGCATCACTCAGGATGGTGTGAATCAGACCTTTGCATACGATGCCAGCCAGCGTTTAGTGCAGGCGAACACTGTCACCGGAGCATATCAGTATCAATACGATGATTTAGGCAACCGGTTAGACTTCGGCGGTGTTTACAGCCCGGACGGCAAGTTGCTGGAAGATAATCAGTTCAGCTACGAATATGACCTGCGCGGTAATCTGAGCAAGAAAACCCGTAAAGACGGCAGCACCATCGAAACCTTCACCTATAACGACGCAGAACGTTTGGTTGGCTACCAGCGCGAGCGGGTGACCCGCGCAGATGCCGGAAATGGTGAAACGTCACTGCAATCCAGTATCGAAGTGACTGCTGCCTATACCTATGATCCTCTGGGACGCCGGATCAGCAAAACTGTGAATGGTGAACAAACGCAGTTTGACTGGCTGGGGAACACTTTACTCCGTGAAAACGGCCCTCAGGGTCAGAAAGATTATACCTACGGCGCCACAGGTTATGCCCCTGTCACGATTGATGCAGACGGACAAGTTGCAGATGTGCTGAGTGATCACCTGTCCGCCCCGGTCGGGCTGATTCAGGCACAAAACCTGATCTGGCAACAGGCGAGAAGCCCGTTTGGGAAAACAGGCGGCACAGCTCAGCCAGTCACCTTCAATATCGGTTTTCCGGGGCAATACCGGGATGCAGAGTCCGGCCTGAACTACAATTTCTACCGGGATTACGATCCGAATACTGGGCGGTACATTCAGCGGGATCCGATTGGGTTGGGTGGGGGATACAACCTGTACAGCTATGCCGGTGCAGACCCGCTGAACTATACAGATTCGACAGGGTTAATCATTGACACTGTCGCTGACTTCGGGTTTATTGGCTATGGTTTATATCGAATTTTAACCGACAATGTTCTTGGTGATTGTGGGAATTTAAGCAGTAACTTAACAGCGCTGAGTTTAGATGTCGCGGGATTAGCGATACCCGGCGTAACGGGATTGGGGGCTGCGAGCCGGGTTGCGAAGTATGGACTCACAAGAGCCCAAACTAAGATCGCGTTATCTACCGCCCAAGAGGCATATAAGGGAAGTACTCGTGTAGGCCATGCGTTGTCCAAACACGCTGGCAGAAATCCAGAAATTTGGGGAAAAACTGGCTTTGTTGACTAA
- a CDS encoding RHS repeat-associated core domain-containing protein, translated as MKIRLTAATAFFSALLFSSPLLAYHYPWDQGHDTTLNNNPKNEPGPGESESEDSNCEQGSPVYLKTGHFVWHDVDLVVGHATPLSIRRVFNSNDPKDGPFGKGWTFNCEISLLKVTDTQETADGGVETFTKFIYRVGNGRRMTFLPDGQGGYLSPDRVKATLIAGETPTLAFEQGHSITFSSSGLVLRKTDRNNNQVTYEYDENQRLIELSNGFSQSLTLAYNASGRVQAVTDQAGRQWLYDYNADGELVSVTDPMGQSQTYQYGRYQPSGDAFVYSQLKEIRDEAGIVVTSVTYNGARVKSYTEGSNTFSYDYSADWVTKTDSMGANWRFKLSTGGQRIEDIDPLGYKTVYTRDEKGYATSVTDPMGYSQTVTRDDADRVTQQHHGYLITQYQYPGESRYPNAMVYLPANGSLETSGSDASRTISLTYDASHNLTSVTTPKGETTHRSYLANGLLASSTDPEGNVTSFTYNNQGQLVAAVNALGQTQTLSYDGNGYLTQVTDAAGQSWHYQYDALGRQLSERDPAGHETRYTYDEAGKLNAVIAPNGASETYSYDSDGRLSVLTRYDGSKETYTYRTDNLLASSTDPMGIVTRYEYDDGKRLVRLSVGSEVVEYAYNARGQLTQISNANDTLTRAYDQWARLTSETSQGLTHQYSYTPFGEIAQWDNAGIPVSYAYDANGQIQNMTTPQGSYSFTWNANGMLTRQQTPHGLVLTNQYDALNRLTSRRYNQSAFSKDWQYAYSLSGLLEGITQDGVNQTFEYDASQRLVQANTVTGAYQYQYDDLGNRLDFGGVYSPDGKLLEDNQFSYEYDLRGNLSKKTRKDGSTIETFTYNDAERLVGYQRERVTRADVGNGETILQSSIEVTAAYTYDPLGRRISKTVNGEQTQFDWLGNTLLRENGPQGQKDYTYGATGYAPVTIDADGQVADVLSDHLSAPVGLIQAQNLIWQQARSPFGKTGGTAQPLTFNIGFPGQYRDAESGLNYNFYRDYDPNTGRYIQRDPIGLRGGLNIYAYVGGNPTNYIDPYGRSATAVVGGWIGTDTAIPDPTDAAWPKWVGYGVALGGAALIDWLIYNNEDSSQNEKKPKSCPSGTQDIDKAKKKYGWDKDTLHGIKDAAHGGMGTGKSWTGVAPDGTVGINEGGEWSPQGHWEDLL; from the coding sequence ATGAAGATCAGACTCACAGCGGCGACGGCATTTTTCAGTGCGCTGTTATTCAGTTCTCCTTTACTGGCGTATCACTACCCGTGGGATCAGGGACACGATACGACGCTGAACAATAATCCGAAAAATGAACCGGGGCCCGGAGAATCGGAAAGTGAAGACAGCAACTGCGAGCAAGGGTCTCCCGTTTATCTGAAGACCGGGCATTTTGTCTGGCATGACGTGGATCTGGTCGTTGGTCATGCGACGCCTTTGTCGATTCGACGCGTCTTTAATTCGAATGATCCGAAAGATGGTCCCTTCGGAAAAGGCTGGACGTTCAATTGCGAAATTTCTCTGTTGAAAGTCACGGATACACAGGAAACCGCTGATGGCGGTGTTGAAACCTTCACGAAATTTATCTATCGCGTTGGCAATGGCCGCCGGATGACTTTCCTGCCGGACGGGCAGGGCGGATATCTCTCGCCTGATCGTGTAAAAGCAACCTTAATCGCGGGAGAAACGCCAACCCTTGCCTTTGAACAGGGCCACTCGATTACTTTTTCTTCATCGGGATTGGTGCTGAGAAAAACCGACCGCAACAACAATCAGGTGACGTATGAATATGATGAGAATCAGCGCCTGATTGAACTGAGTAATGGTTTTTCTCAGTCGCTCACACTGGCTTATAACGCGAGCGGCCGTGTGCAGGCCGTGACCGATCAGGCCGGACGCCAGTGGCTGTATGATTACAATGCGGATGGTGAACTGGTTTCTGTGACTGATCCAATGGGCCAGAGCCAGACCTATCAGTATGGCCGGTATCAGCCCAGTGGTGATGCTTTTGTTTACAGCCAACTGAAAGAGATCCGCGATGAAGCCGGCATTGTTGTCACCTCGGTCACTTACAACGGCGCCCGCGTGAAATCTTATACCGAGGGCAGCAATACCTTCAGTTACGACTACAGCGCCGATTGGGTCACGAAAACGGACAGCATGGGTGCGAACTGGCGTTTTAAACTCAGTACGGGTGGTCAGCGCATCGAAGATATTGATCCACTGGGTTACAAAACCGTGTATACGCGGGATGAAAAAGGCTATGCAACTTCTGTAACCGATCCCATGGGCTACAGCCAGACCGTAACTCGAGATGATGCCGATCGGGTGACGCAGCAGCACCACGGTTATCTCATCACGCAGTACCAGTATCCGGGAGAAAGCCGGTATCCGAATGCCATGGTTTATCTGCCTGCCAATGGCAGTCTTGAAACCTCAGGCAGTGACGCATCCCGAACCATCTCGCTGACTTATGATGCCAGTCACAACCTGACCTCCGTCACGACGCCGAAGGGGGAGACGACACATCGCAGTTATCTGGCAAATGGCCTGCTTGCCAGCAGCACAGACCCGGAAGGCAATGTCACTTCCTTCACATACAACAATCAGGGGCAGCTAGTTGCTGCCGTGAATGCACTGGGGCAAACCCAAACCCTGAGTTATGACGGCAATGGCTACTTAACGCAAGTCACGGATGCTGCCGGGCAAAGCTGGCATTATCAGTACGATGCATTAGGTCGTCAACTCAGCGAGCGGGATCCGGCGGGCCATGAAACCCGCTATACCTACGACGAGGCCGGAAAGCTGAACGCTGTGATTGCACCCAACGGCGCTTCGGAAACCTACAGTTACGACAGCGATGGCCGGTTGAGTGTACTGACCCGCTATGACGGCAGCAAAGAAACCTATACCTACCGAACGGATAACCTGCTGGCCAGCAGTACCGATCCGATGGGGATCGTGACCCGTTATGAATATGATGATGGCAAGCGGCTGGTTAGGCTATCGGTTGGCTCGGAAGTGGTTGAGTACGCTTACAACGCGCGTGGTCAACTGACCCAAATCAGCAATGCCAACGATACGCTGACTCGCGCCTATGACCAATGGGCCAGGCTGACGTCGGAAACCAGTCAGGGGTTGACCCATCAGTACAGCTACACCCCATTTGGTGAAATTGCACAATGGGATAACGCAGGAATACCCGTCAGTTACGCCTATGATGCGAATGGTCAGATCCAGAACATGACCACGCCGCAGGGGAGTTATTCGTTTACCTGGAATGCCAACGGGATGCTCACCCGCCAGCAAACACCGCACGGGCTGGTGCTAACCAATCAGTACGATGCATTAAACCGTTTAACCTCACGGCGGTACAACCAGAGCGCGTTCAGTAAAGACTGGCAGTATGCGTACAGTCTGTCGGGGCTGCTGGAAGGCATCACTCAGGATGGTGTGAATCAGACCTTTGAATACGATGCCAGCCAGCGTTTAGTGCAGGCGAACACCGTCACCGGAGCATATCAGTATCAATACGATGATTTAGGCAACCGGTTAGACTTCGGCGGTGTTTACAGCCCGGACGGCAAGTTGCTGGAAGATAATCAGTTCAGCTACGAATATGACCTGCGCGGTAATCTGAGCAAGAAAACCCGTAAAGACGGCAGCACCATCGAAACCTTCACCTATAACGACGCAGAACGTTTGGTTGGCTACCAGCGCGAGCGGGTGACCCGCGCAGATGTCGGAAATGGTGAAACGATACTGCAATCCAGCATCGAAGTGACCGCTGCCTATACCTATGATCCTCTGGGACGCCGGATCAGCAAAACTGTGAATGGTGAACAAACGCAGTTTGACTGGCTGGGGAACACTTTACTCCGTGAAAACGGCCCTCAGGGTCAGAAAGATTATACCTACGGCGCCACAGGCTACGCCCCGGTCACGATTGATGCAGACGGACAAGTTGCAGATGTGCTGAGTGATCACCTGTCCGCCCCGGTCGGGCTGATTCAGGCACAAAACCTGATCTGGCAACAGGCGAGGAGCCCGTTTGGGAAAACAGGTGGCACTGCTCAGCCACTCACCTTCAACATTGGTTTTCCAGGGCAATACCGGGATGCGGAGTCCGGCCTGAACTACAATTTCTACCGGGATTACGATCCGAATACTGGGCGGTACATTCAGCGGGATCCGATTGGGTTGCGGGGAGGGTTGAATATTTATGCCTATGTTGGTGGAAACCCCACCAACTATATTGATCCTTATGGTAGATCAGCTACTGCTGTAGTTGGTGGGTGGATCGGCACAGATACAGCGATACCAGATCCAACAGATGCAGCTTGGCCCAAATGGGTTGGGTATGGTGTTGCACTGGGTGGCGCTGCATTAATAGATTGGCTGATATACAATAACGAAGATTCTAGCCAGAATGAGAAAAAGCCGAAGAGTTGCCCTTCTGGTACTCAGGATATAGATAAAGCTAAGAAAAAATATGGTTGGGATAAAGATACCCTTCATGGCATCAAAGATGCGGCACATGGTGGTATGGGTACAGGAAAATCATGGACGGGTGTAGCGCCGGATGGAACGGTTGGTATTAATGAAGGGGGAGAATGGTCACCTCAAGGACATTGGGAGGATTTGTTATGA
- a CDS encoding FlgD immunoglobulin-like domain containing protein, translating to MIFVSSGPVLNSFQAKPAIVVPNTHTETSDGNSHLSFSLNKPADIELCVSDIDTGALVRLQRFSNVAAGSQQLIWDVKADDGNGVAPGKYRLGIRAIDPQGYVSPYLYTVQRVYY from the coding sequence GTGATCTTTGTGTCTTCCGGCCCCGTGCTGAACAGCTTCCAGGCGAAGCCTGCGATTGTTGTACCAAACACCCATACAGAGACCAGCGACGGCAACAGTCATTTATCATTTTCTCTGAATAAACCCGCGGATATTGAACTTTGTGTCAGCGATATTGATACCGGCGCATTGGTTCGGCTGCAACGATTCAGCAATGTGGCTGCAGGGAGTCAGCAGCTCATCTGGGACGTGAAAGCCGACGATGGCAATGGTGTTGCCCCAGGAAAATATCGCCTCGGCATCCGTGCCATTGACCCGCAAGGTTATGTCAGTCCGTATCTCTACACCGTGCAGCGGGTTTATTACTAA
- a CDS encoding PKD domain-containing protein, with the protein MMKVFHYVALAIVFFTSCQAVAVELFDAPPWQETQIYRGKDLVVYDEHLYLAKFWNRGEQPDVSPHVWTPVSINGLPPAWSRHEVYRPGDAVFFQGKIYLAAWWTIWLEPGSLSPWGPWVYLGEADLTGPEIALISPEAGEPLTDEYQPVVVRVTDKHLSSDLADYTVASTTVTDFTLAWLEGNLIIQPVSPWVDGELTLIVKTEDTWGNRSEAQFSLLADISVPIQSDMIAMPGRGEAPLKVLFSPNITTDKAINHYRWDFNGDGIYDRQDTVGRSQSYTFDMPGTYLAALEITDSIGRTDTGYLAVEVENAAPAVTASVSQTNGPVPLTVQFTANVTDNEGIASVAWDFDGDGLVDVTRDTAGTEDFTFNQVGQYQAAVTVTDTLGKQTRVALPNIEIRAVNPDSPTVQLALDTVSGNAPLTVSLTPSATHKDTVSVQSILWDFDGDGQTDEIASVLDPVQWVYKSAGTFFPTLTVQFSDGSSAKDVQQVTVQESLSLSILGNSIDPAGGQTARVKTVISANLSLTIQIEDRLGQVVRTLVPWQERQAGTYEDIWNGFDAQGQPLPQGDYYAVLNYRKDGRIVRFDLRPSTSGAAYNPSRSRIPRTFEPYNNKPLVIEFTLNKPSEVTAFMGLFNTNTRLVTFKNREPLGKGKHRIVWSGLGDDGKPVVTTASNKFLFGIWGYSMGIT; encoded by the coding sequence ATGATGAAAGTATTTCATTATGTCGCTTTGGCAATTGTATTTTTTACGAGTTGTCAGGCGGTAGCCGTTGAATTATTTGATGCCCCCCCATGGCAGGAAACCCAGATTTACCGCGGAAAGGATCTGGTGGTCTATGACGAGCATTTATATCTGGCGAAGTTCTGGAACCGGGGGGAACAACCGGACGTGTCTCCGCATGTTTGGACGCCGGTTTCTATCAATGGTCTGCCGCCTGCCTGGTCTCGCCATGAAGTGTATCGCCCTGGGGATGCCGTATTTTTCCAAGGGAAGATTTATCTCGCAGCCTGGTGGACGATTTGGCTGGAACCGGGAAGTTTATCGCCCTGGGGGCCATGGGTCTATCTGGGTGAGGCAGACTTGACCGGGCCAGAGATCGCGCTGATCAGCCCCGAAGCTGGTGAACCGCTGACGGATGAATATCAGCCGGTTGTCGTGAGGGTCACGGATAAGCATCTTTCTTCGGATTTAGCGGATTATACCGTTGCGTCGACGACCGTCACTGACTTCACGCTGGCATGGCTGGAAGGCAATCTAATCATTCAACCGGTTTCTCCCTGGGTGGATGGTGAATTGACACTGATTGTGAAAACGGAAGATACCTGGGGCAATCGATCTGAAGCGCAGTTCTCCTTATTGGCTGATATTTCAGTGCCGATTCAATCGGACATGATTGCTATGCCGGGGCGTGGTGAAGCGCCTCTGAAAGTCCTGTTCAGTCCGAATATCACGACAGATAAAGCGATCAATCATTATCGCTGGGACTTCAATGGCGATGGTATCTATGACAGGCAGGATACGGTGGGCAGAAGTCAGAGTTATACCTTCGATATGCCGGGTACCTATCTTGCAGCGCTGGAAATTACGGACTCCATTGGCCGGACAGATACCGGGTATCTTGCTGTCGAAGTAGAAAATGCAGCACCAGCTGTTACAGCAAGCGTCAGTCAAACCAATGGTCCGGTGCCACTGACGGTGCAATTTACAGCAAACGTAACCGACAACGAGGGCATAGCGAGTGTCGCGTGGGACTTTGACGGTGACGGGCTGGTGGATGTAACTCGTGACACAGCAGGCACCGAGGACTTTACCTTTAATCAAGTCGGTCAGTATCAGGCTGCAGTCACGGTGACAGATACGCTGGGTAAACAAACACGCGTTGCACTGCCCAATATTGAAATTCGAGCGGTGAACCCTGACTCACCCACGGTTCAGCTCGCTCTGGATACCGTATCCGGAAATGCGCCGCTGACTGTGTCTCTGACGCCAAGTGCCACACACAAAGATACCGTGTCTGTTCAGTCGATCCTTTGGGACTTCGATGGTGATGGGCAGACTGACGAGATCGCGTCTGTGTTGGACCCGGTTCAGTGGGTTTACAAAAGTGCCGGCACCTTTTTCCCCACACTGACAGTGCAGTTCAGTGACGGCAGCAGTGCCAAAGACGTTCAGCAGGTCACGGTGCAGGAGAGCCTGAGTCTGAGCATTCTCGGGAACAGTATCGACCCGGCTGGCGGCCAGACCGCACGGGTGAAAACCGTCATCAGTGCCAATCTCTCGCTGACCATACAGATTGAAGACCGTCTGGGGCAGGTTGTCCGTACGCTCGTGCCCTGGCAGGAGCGGCAGGCTGGCACGTATGAAGATATCTGGAATGGATTCGATGCACAGGGGCAACCCCTGCCACAGGGCGATTACTATGCCGTGCTGAACTATCGCAAAGACGGAAGGATCGTGCGCTTTGATTTACGTCCTTCAACCAGTGGTGCGGCTTATAACCCCAGTCGCAGCCGGATTCCCCGTACGTTTGAGCCCTATAACAACAAACCTTTGGTGATTGAATTCACGTTGAACAAGCCTTCTGAAGTGACGGCATTCATGGGGTTATTTAATACCAATACGCGTTTGGTGACTTTTAAAAACCGCGAACCGTTGGGTAAAGGCAAGCACCGCATCGTGTGGAGTGGCTTGGGGGATGATGGCAAACCGGTTGTAACGACCGCTTCGAACAAGTTCCTGTTTGGGATCTGGGGATATTCGATGGGGATAACGTGA
- a CDS encoding rhodanese-like domain-containing protein: MRLIVCILGFLACQVQANWFSADYAHGVSQEKVEVLAKAHLEGEVLFIDTREPDEYAESHIPGAVNIPLRNLHQFKASDLAGYAYVVPYCLKDFRGFETAKALQNKGVRNVVLMEPAGFNGWRSAGLPIEN; this comes from the coding sequence ATGCGATTGATTGTGTGCATTTTGGGATTCCTGGCCTGTCAGGTTCAGGCGAACTGGTTCAGTGCAGACTATGCACATGGCGTGAGTCAGGAGAAAGTTGAGGTGCTGGCAAAAGCTCATCTTGAGGGCGAGGTGCTATTCATTGATACACGTGAGCCGGATGAGTATGCGGAATCACATATTCCGGGGGCGGTGAATATCCCGCTTCGCAACCTTCATCAATTCAAGGCCTCGGATCTGGCGGGATACGCTTATGTGGTTCCCTATTGTTTAAAGGATTTCCGGGGGTTTGAAACCGCGAAAGCCTTACAAAACAAAGGTGTCAGGAATGTTGTCCTGATGGAGCCGGCAGGTTTCAATGGTTGGCGCTCTGCCGGCCTGCCCATCGAAAATTAA
- a CDS encoding maltoporin, translating into MNKICLTAAAVSAALMSAATYAEVDFHGYMRAGVGISGENGENVSYEKNKVGRLGNENDVYGELGLGKEVYNEDGKSFYVDSMLAVATDGSNDWEGLGVNDDGSDNIALRQFNVVAKGFIANDADAALWAGKRYYQRHDIHISDFYYWDTSGAGAGIENLSAGPGKVSFAVIRDDSGEVNVNNLDLRYAGLNLWSDASLELGVNYGLVNATDDQEAMGDFNDGVLLTAELTQGGFLGGFNKTVLQFGTEGYGEQMAGLGAGHYFNASSNDGAQGYRLINWGVIAPSASWEIGHQLIYANTSFDSQEDHSILSAVIRPEYKWSDHVKTIFEAGYYDEDDSGVDKSGSKLTIAQAFTAGPSFWARPELRFYASYLSDFDNDNAFGTGNDTEYSIGAQVEAWW; encoded by the coding sequence CTGAACAAAATCTGTTTGACCGCAGCAGCCGTGTCCGCAGCATTGATGTCTGCTGCGACCTACGCAGAAGTCGATTTTCATGGGTATATGCGTGCCGGTGTTGGTATCAGCGGTGAAAACGGTGAAAACGTTTCCTATGAGAAAAACAAAGTGGGCCGTTTAGGCAACGAAAACGACGTTTACGGCGAGCTGGGTCTGGGCAAGGAAGTCTATAACGAAGATGGAAAATCCTTCTACGTTGACTCGATGCTGGCCGTTGCAACGGATGGGTCAAATGACTGGGAAGGTCTGGGCGTGAACGATGACGGTTCAGATAATATCGCGCTGCGTCAGTTCAATGTTGTCGCCAAAGGTTTCATTGCAAATGACGCGGATGCCGCACTGTGGGCAGGTAAGCGTTACTACCAGCGTCACGACATCCATATTTCAGATTTCTACTACTGGGACACTTCGGGTGCAGGCGCGGGGATTGAAAACCTGAGTGCAGGTCCGGGTAAAGTGTCTTTTGCTGTGATTCGTGACGACTCCGGCGAAGTGAACGTGAACAACCTGGACCTGCGTTACGCGGGTCTGAACCTGTGGAGCGATGCCAGCCTGGAGCTGGGTGTGAACTACGGCCTGGTGAATGCAACCGATGATCAGGAAGCCATGGGTGACTTCAACGATGGCGTATTGCTGACCGCAGAACTGACCCAAGGTGGTTTCCTGGGTGGTTTCAACAAGACTGTGCTTCAGTTCGGTACTGAAGGCTATGGTGAGCAAATGGCTGGTCTGGGTGCAGGGCACTATTTCAATGCTTCCTCCAATGACGGCGCACAAGGCTACCGCCTGATCAACTGGGGGGTCATTGCGCCATCAGCTTCCTGGGAAATCGGCCACCAGTTGATCTACGCAAACACCAGCTTCGACAGCCAGGAAGATCACAGCATTCTGAGTGCGGTCATCCGTCCTGAGTACAAATGGTCTGATCACGTGAAAACCATCTTCGAAGCCGGTTACTATGATGAAGATGACTCCGGTGTCGACAAGTCTGGCAGCAAGCTGACCATCGCGCAGGCCTTCACTGCCGGTCCTAGCTTCTGGGCACGCCCTGAACTGCGCTTCTACGCTAGCTACCTGTCTGATTTCGACAACGACAATGCATTTGGCACAGGAAACGATACAGAGTACAGCATTGGCGCTCAGGTTGAAGCCTGGTGGTAA